In Collimonas arenae, a single genomic region encodes these proteins:
- a CDS encoding YbfB/YjiJ family MFS transporter has protein sequence MKTDHSQEAWRVALAGALAMAVAMGIGRFAFTPLLPMMLHDGVIDLTAGGWLATANYLGYFIGALLCMALRGSATGLIKIGLASTVLLTLGMGIFQSPVVWLALRTLAGIASACTFVFASGWCLQRLTQLHAHALGGIIYCGPGIGILLTGLATSAMVSHGWRASYGWLTYALLALILAAISWRTFTGSSAVLPPHAPASHALPPAQIARQARGLTVAYALAGFGYIITATFLPVIARQALPGSSWPDLFWPLFGICVAAGAWLATKLPIHWDNRLLLAACYLVQAGGVLLSVASPSVAGFALGSILLGMPFTAITLFAMRDARRLRGDHARSLMGLLTATYGIGQIIGPPLATRLVRGSGNFTSSLCVAAFALLAGACLLSMVYRQDRKQRA, from the coding sequence ATGAAGACCGACCACAGCCAGGAAGCGTGGCGCGTAGCGCTGGCAGGCGCGCTGGCCATGGCGGTAGCGATGGGGATCGGCCGCTTCGCCTTCACCCCGCTGCTGCCGATGATGCTGCACGATGGCGTGATCGATCTGACCGCAGGCGGCTGGCTGGCAACAGCAAATTACCTCGGCTACTTTATCGGCGCCCTGTTGTGCATGGCATTGCGCGGCAGCGCTACCGGCCTCATCAAGATCGGCCTTGCGAGTACCGTGCTGCTGACATTGGGGATGGGCATATTCCAGTCGCCCGTCGTATGGCTGGCGTTGCGCACGCTGGCGGGTATCGCCAGCGCCTGCACTTTTGTCTTCGCTTCCGGCTGGTGCTTGCAGCGTCTGACTCAACTCCACGCACACGCGCTAGGCGGCATCATTTATTGCGGCCCTGGCATCGGTATCTTGCTGACCGGGCTGGCGACCAGCGCGATGGTGTCACATGGCTGGAGAGCTTCGTATGGGTGGTTGACCTACGCGCTGCTGGCGCTGATATTGGCGGCGATATCCTGGCGTACTTTTACCGGCTCGTCAGCCGTATTACCTCCGCATGCACCAGCCTCGCATGCGCTGCCGCCAGCACAAATCGCGCGGCAGGCGCGCGGGCTGACCGTCGCTTACGCCTTGGCCGGATTCGGCTACATCATCACGGCGACTTTCTTGCCGGTGATTGCACGCCAGGCCTTGCCGGGCTCCAGCTGGCCGGATTTGTTCTGGCCCCTGTTCGGTATCTGCGTTGCCGCCGGCGCGTGGCTGGCGACCAAGCTGCCGATACACTGGGATAATCGCTTGCTGCTGGCTGCCTGTTACCTGGTGCAGGCAGGCGGCGTATTGCTCAGTGTGGCGTCACCCAGCGTGGCCGGCTTTGCGCTCGGCAGCATCCTGCTGGGAATGCCGTTCACCGCGATCACCTTGTTTGCGATGCGCGACGCTCGCCGCCTGCGTGGCGATCACGCGCGCAGCCTGATGGGATTGTTGACGGCGACCTACGGCATAGGCCAGATTATCGGGCCGCCACTGGCGACTCGCCTGGTCCGTGGCAGCGGCAATTTCACCTCGTCGTTATGCGTGGCAGCATTCGCGCTGCTGGCTGGCGCCTGCCTATTGAGCATGGTGTATCGACAGGACCGCAAACAACGCGCCTGA
- a CDS encoding penicillin-binding protein 1A: MRQPAMQEKTGISRRLKFILGFSIGLILAAGLTGGYWLRHAWQQLPAVDHLAQYNPALPLRIYSSEGILLAEYGEERREFLPIGQIPLVMRQALLAIEDARFYEHGAVDFVGLMRASFANLLTGQHGQGASTITMQVARGFFLTREKTLQRKLNEILLSYKLEQQYSKDKLLELYMNQIYLGERSYGFAAASNIYFDKPLEQISIAEAAMLAGLPKAPSAYNPVANPQRAATRQHYILQRMLELGYINQENFQQATAEKLVINPTRNPSVREAAYAVEEARQMVMQLYQERAYTMGLDVTTTLQMEPQLAADKHLRSGLLDAQGRRGYRGPEAQLGAAATNSEAAKMLLPYPDSGEIRAAIVTAISPKLIHATLRNGQALQINNMDPRIAGGWAKLPASGKRNIAAGSVIRVYRDSGDRWLLSQTPEMEGALISVDAQSGDILALAGGFDFFRNPFDHALQAYRQPGSSFKPFVYSAALEKGYFPGTLVDDTQRVLLPQDTGARAWRPRNFGNNYEGFITVRRGLMRSKNLVAVSLMQAAGAGYVQAFATQFGFLSERNPVSLPLALGAGAVTPLQLAQSYAVFANGGYSQPPRLIKEIRDRSGQVLFADTPRKNLGKKIVSARNAYVMDSMLQDVVKSGTGHGAKMLKRGDTAGKTGTSNNAYDAWFAGYSSGVVSVVWLGYDQPKSLGNTTGGVAALPIWSRYMQVALKDRNERLQEEPAGLSVYDGDYVYSEYLKGSCMADSNPFIHSKLKCQADGSSDQAIEKEALNAAQERAQILKLFSSGD; the protein is encoded by the coding sequence ATGCGGCAACCCGCCATGCAAGAAAAAACCGGCATCTCCCGCCGCCTCAAATTCATCCTCGGTTTTAGCATCGGACTGATCCTTGCCGCCGGGCTCACCGGCGGTTATTGGTTGCGCCATGCCTGGCAACAACTGCCCGCGGTAGATCATCTGGCGCAATATAATCCTGCGCTGCCGTTGCGAATTTATTCCAGTGAAGGAATCTTGCTGGCGGAATATGGCGAAGAGCGCCGCGAGTTTCTGCCGATTGGACAAATTCCGCTGGTAATGCGGCAAGCTCTGCTGGCAATCGAAGATGCGCGCTTCTATGAGCACGGCGCCGTCGATTTCGTCGGCCTGATGCGCGCTTCTTTCGCCAATCTGCTCACCGGCCAGCATGGGCAAGGCGCCAGTACTATCACCATGCAGGTAGCGCGCGGATTTTTCCTGACACGCGAGAAAACCTTGCAGCGCAAACTAAATGAAATTCTGCTTTCCTACAAGCTGGAGCAGCAATACAGCAAGGACAAGCTGCTTGAGCTATACATGAACCAGATCTATCTCGGCGAGCGCTCGTATGGCTTTGCTGCGGCGTCGAACATTTATTTCGACAAGCCGCTGGAGCAGATCAGCATCGCCGAAGCGGCCATGCTGGCCGGCTTGCCGAAGGCGCCGTCCGCTTACAACCCGGTAGCGAACCCGCAGCGCGCAGCGACGCGCCAGCACTATATTTTGCAGCGCATGCTGGAACTTGGCTATATCAACCAGGAAAATTTTCAGCAAGCCACTGCGGAAAAGCTGGTGATCAACCCGACCCGCAATCCTTCGGTGCGGGAAGCTGCATATGCTGTAGAAGAAGCGCGGCAGATGGTGATGCAGCTGTATCAGGAACGCGCCTACACCATGGGTCTGGACGTCACCACCACGCTCCAGATGGAGCCTCAATTGGCGGCCGATAAACACTTGCGCTCCGGCCTGCTGGATGCGCAGGGTCGTCGCGGCTATCGCGGCCCGGAGGCGCAGCTTGGCGCCGCTGCTACCAATAGCGAAGCCGCCAAGATGTTGCTGCCCTATCCGGATAGCGGCGAAATCCGCGCTGCGATCGTCACCGCCATATCGCCGAAGCTGATCCATGCCACGCTACGTAACGGTCAGGCCCTGCAGATCAACAACATGGATCCGCGCATCGCCGGCGGCTGGGCAAAACTGCCAGCCAGCGGCAAGCGCAACATTGCTGCAGGTTCCGTGATCCGGGTCTATCGCGACAGCGGCGATCGCTGGCTGCTGAGCCAGACGCCGGAAATGGAAGGCGCACTGATTTCTGTCGATGCGCAAAGCGGCGATATCCTGGCGCTGGCCGGCGGTTTCGATTTTTTCCGCAACCCCTTCGATCATGCGCTGCAGGCTTATCGCCAGCCTGGTTCAAGCTTCAAGCCCTTTGTCTATTCTGCTGCGCTGGAAAAAGGCTATTTCCCCGGTACGCTGGTCGATGACACCCAGCGCGTGCTGCTGCCGCAAGATACCGGCGCCCGTGCCTGGCGGCCGCGCAATTTCGGCAATAATTATGAGGGCTTCATCACCGTTCGTCGCGGTCTGATGCGCTCGAAGAATCTGGTGGCGGTGAGTCTGATGCAGGCGGCCGGAGCCGGTTATGTACAAGCGTTTGCAACGCAATTCGGTTTCCTGTCCGAGCGCAACCCGGTATCCCTGCCGCTGGCGCTGGGCGCCGGCGCAGTGACGCCGCTGCAATTGGCGCAATCCTACGCTGTGTTCGCCAACGGCGGCTATTCCCAGCCGCCACGGCTGATCAAGGAAATCCGCGACCGTTCCGGTCAGGTGCTGTTTGCCGATACGCCAAGAAAAAACCTGGGGAAAAAGATCGTGTCTGCCCGCAACGCTTACGTCATGGACAGCATGCTGCAAGACGTCGTCAAATCCGGCACAGGCCACGGCGCCAAGATGCTGAAGCGCGGCGATACGGCGGGCAAAACCGGCACCTCCAACAATGCCTATGACGCCTGGTTCGCCGGTTATTCATCGGGCGTGGTATCGGTAGTCTGGCTGGGCTATGATCAGCCTAAATCGCTGGGCAACACCACAGGCGGGGTAGCCGCCTTGCCGATCTGGAGCCGCTATATGCAGGTTGCATTGAAGGACCGCAATGAGCGCCTGCAAGAAGAGCCGGCAGGTCTCAGCGTGTACGATGGCGATTACGTCTATTCTGAATATCTGAAGGGCAGTTGCATGGCAGACAGCAATCCCTTCATTCACAGCAAGCTCAAATGCCAGGCCGACGGCAGTAGTGATCAAGCGATTGAGAAAGAAGCCTTGAACGCAGCGCAAGAACGCGCACAGATTCTGAAATTATTTTCTTCCGGAGATTAA
- a CDS encoding TonB-dependent receptor gives MQRFNTWPARSALSLLIAYGVPNLYQAAYAQTAQTTPAVDDTAAASGNDGKQVLITGSRIPRASKEGPTSVTVITGEDIEKQGYRNVFDALSAQTQNTGMTQGADYGNTFTPAANTISLRGLGPNHTLILVNGRRVADYPVAYDGSVNFVNLANIPSALVDRIEILNGGASAVYGSDAIAGVVNVILKKKASGFDLNVKAGGTQDGGGSNQRIQFTGGGSSGDLSGVFGVELSRTQPIWSRQRDFMSSASSDGTAPTRIASRMNVDSGNYVDPGANGCGQLGKLFYNSVVQTSDPYCASGKAKPAYWTTMTQNESENLFGSLTYQLSPKTEVFSDLMLGFNTTQNNTRGPSWTSEGAGNSYFFNQNTGANESWSRRIAPEEIGGATRYNRKWNDVAGNWSIGVRGDIPATSSWNYEAAYNISAYTSRQTTPLLLTNVDSFFLGPRLGYNSDGVAIYAPNPNRLYQPLTPDQFNSITGEAISRNKSWTQTLSLSANGELFNLPAGPVRLAAVAELGSQGFSNTPDPQINQGVFYNQSGAEGASGSRKRYALGTELNIPLLEQLVATVAGRYDDYSFAGRSDGKFTYNTGLEFRPAKTLLFRGNYATSFRAPDMNYIYSTTTRGYYAATTDYYRCQLAGQALAGCAYNNYSPGANYIQTGSKDLKPENGKSWSYGVVWSPSSNFDVSADFWRIQIDNLVTNLDPDIILHNEANCRAGNLDINSPTCVDALTRVIRNPPNAIFQPNAIQNILVNPINAAQERTSGLDFSGKWRIKGGGVGDFLLKANYTKVLSHHYRQFAADPDQDLLNSLTNPDWGSKVNASLTWLRGQWTSTAQVTRYGSLPSADQTRRISPFALVNLSASYQISPQASVSLIVNNVFNSVKQDNTAGWPYYPVGNYNPYGRQGWLEFNYHFGS, from the coding sequence ATGCAGAGATTCAACACCTGGCCGGCGCGTTCCGCGCTGTCGCTATTGATCGCCTATGGCGTTCCAAACCTCTATCAGGCAGCGTACGCGCAAACGGCGCAAACAACCCCGGCAGTAGATGACACAGCAGCAGCTTCGGGTAACGATGGCAAACAGGTATTGATCACCGGCTCCCGCATTCCTCGCGCCAGCAAGGAGGGTCCGACCAGCGTTACCGTGATTACCGGCGAGGATATCGAGAAACAAGGCTATCGCAACGTCTTCGATGCGCTCAGCGCGCAAACGCAAAACACCGGCATGACGCAGGGCGCCGACTACGGCAATACCTTTACTCCTGCGGCGAACACCATCAGCTTGCGCGGCCTCGGGCCGAATCACACGCTGATCCTGGTCAATGGCCGACGGGTCGCCGACTATCCGGTGGCGTACGACGGCTCGGTCAATTTCGTCAACCTGGCGAATATTCCGTCGGCGCTGGTCGACCGCATCGAGATATTGAACGGCGGCGCATCGGCAGTCTATGGCTCCGACGCGATCGCCGGCGTGGTCAACGTCATCCTGAAAAAGAAGGCCAGCGGCTTCGATCTCAATGTCAAGGCCGGCGGCACGCAAGACGGCGGTGGTTCCAACCAGCGCATCCAGTTTACCGGTGGCGGCAGCAGCGGCGACCTGAGCGGGGTGTTCGGCGTAGAGCTGAGCCGTACCCAGCCGATCTGGAGCCGTCAGCGCGATTTCATGTCGTCGGCGTCGTCCGACGGCACCGCGCCGACCCGGATCGCCTCACGGATGAATGTCGACAGCGGCAATTACGTGGATCCCGGCGCCAACGGTTGCGGCCAGCTTGGCAAGTTGTTCTATAACAGCGTGGTGCAAACCAGTGACCCGTATTGCGCCAGCGGCAAAGCTAAACCTGCTTACTGGACCACCATGACGCAGAACGAGAGTGAAAACCTGTTTGGCAGCCTGACTTATCAGTTGAGCCCCAAGACCGAGGTATTCAGCGATCTGATGCTGGGCTTTAATACGACGCAAAACAATACGCGTGGACCGAGCTGGACTTCCGAAGGGGCTGGCAACAGCTATTTTTTCAACCAGAATACCGGCGCCAACGAGAGCTGGTCGCGCCGTATTGCGCCGGAAGAAATCGGTGGCGCTACGCGCTACAACAGAAAGTGGAATGACGTCGCCGGCAACTGGAGCATCGGCGTGCGCGGAGATATCCCGGCCACCAGCAGCTGGAACTACGAGGCGGCATATAATATTTCCGCTTATACCAGCCGGCAGACCACGCCGTTGTTGCTGACTAACGTCGACAGCTTTTTCCTTGGCCCGCGGCTTGGCTACAATTCTGATGGCGTCGCTATCTATGCGCCGAATCCGAACCGGCTCTACCAGCCCCTGACGCCGGATCAATTCAATTCGATCACCGGTGAAGCCATCAGCCGCAACAAATCGTGGACCCAGACACTGAGCCTGAGCGCCAACGGCGAGCTATTCAATTTACCCGCCGGGCCGGTGCGCCTGGCGGCGGTGGCGGAGCTTGGCAGCCAGGGATTCAGCAATACGCCGGACCCGCAAATCAACCAGGGAGTGTTCTACAACCAGTCGGGCGCCGAGGGCGCCAGCGGTTCGCGCAAGCGTTATGCGCTGGGTACGGAGTTGAATATCCCGCTGCTCGAGCAACTGGTGGCGACCGTCGCCGGCCGTTATGACGATTACAGTTTTGCCGGCCGTAGCGACGGCAAGTTCACCTATAACACCGGGCTTGAATTCCGTCCTGCCAAAACCCTGCTGTTTCGCGGTAACTATGCCACCAGCTTCCGTGCGCCAGACATGAATTACATTTATTCGACCACCACCCGTGGCTACTATGCGGCGACCACCGATTACTACCGGTGCCAGCTGGCGGGGCAAGCTTTGGCCGGTTGCGCCTACAATAATTATTCGCCGGGTGCGAATTACATTCAGACCGGCAGCAAGGACCTGAAGCCGGAAAACGGCAAATCCTGGAGCTACGGCGTGGTCTGGTCGCCAAGCTCCAACTTCGATGTCTCGGCCGATTTCTGGCGTATCCAGATCGACAATCTGGTGACCAATCTCGATCCCGATATCATTTTGCATAATGAAGCGAATTGCCGCGCCGGCAACCTGGATATCAATTCGCCCACCTGCGTGGATGCGCTGACGCGCGTCATCCGCAATCCGCCCAACGCCATCTTCCAGCCGAATGCGATCCAGAACATCCTGGTGAACCCGATCAATGCAGCACAGGAGCGCACCAGCGGCCTGGATTTCAGCGGCAAATGGCGCATCAAGGGCGGCGGTGTCGGCGATTTCCTGCTGAAAGCGAACTATACCAAGGTGCTCAGCCATCACTACCGGCAATTTGCGGCCGATCCCGATCAGGATCTGCTGAATTCCCTGACCAATCCGGATTGGGGTTCCAAGGTCAACGCCAGCCTCACCTGGCTGCGCGGCCAGTGGACCAGCACGGCGCAAGTCACGCGCTACGGCAGCTTGCCGAGCGCCGACCAGACCCGTCGCATCTCGCCGTTTGCGCTGGTCAATCTGAGCGCCAGCTACCAGATCAGTCCGCAGGCGTCGGTATCGCTGATCGTCAACAATGTGTTCAATTCGGTGAAACAAGACAATACCGCAGGCTGGCCGTATTATCCTGTAGGAAACTATAATCCTTATGGCCGCCAGGGATGGCTGGAGTTTAATTATCACTTTGGTTCTTAG
- a CDS encoding thioredoxin family protein, with protein sequence MKIHSATAALVATLMCAAGTVLALPAASQKPATAAAATTEGINWYEGDVDAAFAYAKANNKPLFLYWGATWCPPCNQVKATIFNRQGFIERSRFFVPVHIDGDSAGAQKLGERFKVRGYPTMILFKPDGTEITRLPGEVDAERYLQTLTLGISANRPVRQTLQAALAGGKLTADEWRLLAYYSWDTDEQQLVGRKDLPATLKRLAAASPAGDIANRLALSALVAAGTAKPGESGVVDKTVAAAQLNKTLSDVRSARENMDILTNYPVELVQLASDPKSASRTKLLAASNLAMQRLSVDATLSKTDRLSALAAQVSLARIDNPDGALSPALIKEVRQKVAQADSATTDAFERQSVINTAAHALSDAGLLDDSDSLLKAELKRSHAPYYFMLSLASNAKKRGDKGAAINWYEQAYQAAQGPATRLQWGVAYLSGLLELAPQDETRIEKVAHGVFQELGGTQNAFYERNRSVLERLGQKLTAWNSGGSHEAALGRLRGQLDGVCVKLPTADAQRATCQGLLSPTRA encoded by the coding sequence ATGAAAATCCACTCTGCTACCGCTGCTCTCGTCGCTACCCTGATGTGCGCAGCCGGAACGGTCCTGGCGCTACCCGCCGCCAGCCAAAAGCCAGCGACCGCCGCGGCAGCCACGACCGAAGGCATCAACTGGTATGAAGGCGACGTCGACGCCGCTTTTGCTTATGCCAAAGCCAACAACAAACCGTTGTTCCTGTATTGGGGCGCGACCTGGTGTCCGCCCTGCAATCAAGTCAAGGCGACCATATTCAACCGTCAGGGATTCATCGAGCGTTCGCGTTTCTTCGTACCGGTGCATATCGATGGCGATAGCGCCGGTGCGCAAAAGCTCGGCGAGCGTTTCAAGGTGCGCGGCTATCCGACCATGATCCTGTTCAAGCCGGACGGGACGGAAATCACCCGCCTGCCTGGCGAAGTAGATGCGGAGCGCTACCTGCAAACGCTGACGCTCGGCATCAGCGCCAACCGTCCGGTACGGCAAACCTTGCAAGCCGCCCTGGCCGGCGGCAAACTGACTGCGGATGAATGGCGTCTTCTGGCTTACTACTCGTGGGATACCGATGAGCAGCAGCTGGTCGGCCGCAAGGATTTACCCGCGACCTTGAAGCGGCTGGCGGCAGCCAGCCCGGCCGGCGACATCGCCAATCGCCTGGCGCTGAGCGCACTGGTGGCGGCCGGCACGGCGAAGCCGGGAGAGTCTGGCGTGGTCGACAAAACCGTAGCCGCGGCGCAATTGAACAAGACGTTGAGCGATGTCCGCAGCGCGCGCGAGAACATGGATATATTGACCAACTATCCGGTGGAGCTGGTGCAATTGGCGAGCGATCCTAAATCGGCGTCGCGGACGAAATTGCTGGCGGCCTCGAACCTTGCCATGCAGCGCCTGTCGGTCGACGCCACGTTGTCGAAAACCGACCGGCTGTCGGCGCTGGCGGCGCAGGTATCGCTGGCGCGCATAGATAATCCGGACGGCGCCTTGTCACCCGCGTTGATTAAAGAAGTGCGGCAAAAAGTGGCGCAAGCCGACAGCGCCACCACCGACGCCTTCGAGCGTCAATCAGTCATCAATACCGCTGCTCATGCCTTGAGCGATGCAGGTCTGCTGGACGATTCGGACAGCTTGCTCAAAGCGGAACTGAAGCGCTCGCATGCACCTTACTATTTCATGCTTAGCCTGGCGTCCAATGCTAAGAAACGCGGCGATAAGGGCGCGGCCATCAACTGGTACGAGCAAGCCTATCAGGCTGCGCAAGGCCCGGCGACCCGCTTGCAATGGGGCGTGGCGTATCTGTCCGGATTGCTGGAGCTGGCGCCGCAGGACGAAACGCGTATCGAGAAGGTCGCCCATGGCGTATTCCAGGAACTTGGCGGCACCCAGAACGCGTTTTATGAACGCAATCGTTCGGTGCTGGAACGCCTCGGACAAAAACTCACGGCCTGGAACAGCGGGGGCAGCCATGAGGCTGCGTTGGGCCGCTTGCGCGGTCAGCTGGATGGCGTGTGCGTCAAACTGCCGACGGCAGATGCCCAGCGCGCAACCTGCCAGGGATTGCTGAGTCCGACCCGAGCGTAG
- a CDS encoding HTH-type transcriptional regulator ArgP has protein sequence MKLNPKHTEAFRAVIETGSFEQAALRLHLTSPAISQRVRALESQLGSALIVRSRPARATRMGQRLMQYLKRAKLLETDLAAELAVEQDAPLTLVLALNADSIGTWFFPALSDVLIRERVLLDLTVEDQDHTYSLLETGLAIGCISTESKPMRGCSAELLGVMRYWLVAAETFRDHWFADGLTRKAARNAPVVAYTHKDTLQSSFLLSKLGLPEGAYPCHYVPGAASHFNAIRYGLGYGMVPELLLKAAGKKNEVIHLAPTRPLELELYWHTWKVQSPRMENLSRQIIAAARKILK, from the coding sequence ATGAAACTCAATCCCAAACACACCGAGGCCTTCCGTGCCGTGATCGAAACCGGCAGTTTTGAGCAGGCGGCCTTGCGGTTGCATCTGACGTCGCCGGCGATTTCCCAGCGCGTGCGTGCTCTTGAAAGCCAGCTTGGCAGCGCCTTGATAGTGCGCAGCCGCCCGGCCCGCGCAACCCGCATGGGGCAGCGGCTGATGCAATACCTGAAGCGCGCAAAGCTGCTGGAAACCGATCTGGCGGCGGAACTGGCGGTGGAACAGGATGCACCGCTGACACTGGTGCTGGCGTTGAATGCCGACTCGATCGGGACCTGGTTTTTCCCGGCATTGTCGGATGTGTTGATACGGGAGCGAGTGCTGCTGGATTTGACCGTGGAGGATCAGGATCATACCTATTCTTTGCTGGAGACCGGCCTGGCGATCGGCTGCATCAGCACCGAATCAAAACCGATGCGCGGCTGTTCTGCGGAATTGCTGGGCGTGATGCGCTACTGGCTAGTGGCAGCGGAAACGTTCCGCGACCATTGGTTCGCCGATGGCTTGACGCGCAAGGCTGCACGCAACGCGCCGGTGGTGGCGTACACGCATAAGGACACCTTGCAGTCTTCATTCTTACTCAGCAAGCTAGGGTTGCCGGAGGGGGCATATCCCTGCCATTACGTTCCGGGCGCCGCTTCGCACTTCAATGCAATTCGTTATGGCCTCGGTTATGGTATGGTGCCCGAGTTGCTACTCAAGGCCGCAGGAAAGAAGAATGAAGTAATACATCTGGCGCCGACCAGGCCGCTGGAGTTGGAGCTGTACTGGCACACCTGGAAGGTGCAGTCGCCCCGTATGGAAAACTTGTCGCGCCAGATCATTGCAGCGGCTCGGAAGATCCTTAAATGA
- a CDS encoding glutathione S-transferase produces the protein MIIVHHLNNSRSQRVLWLLEELGLAYEIKSYQRDPKTMLAPPSLKAIHPLGKSPVITDGDNTIAESGAIIEYLVQKYGYGRLIPAADSKDRLRYTYWLHYAEGSAMPPLLMKLIFGRLGHPPMPALLRPVARMIAKGVQRSYIDPQLKSHMDFMEGELGKSTWFAGEAFSAADIQISFPLEAFQSRGGLDASRPRLLDFLQRIHARPAYQRAIERGGKYDLLK, from the coding sequence ATGATAATTGTCCATCACCTCAACAATTCCCGTTCACAGCGCGTGCTGTGGTTGCTCGAAGAGCTGGGGCTGGCCTATGAAATCAAGTCTTACCAGCGCGACCCCAAAACCATGCTGGCGCCGCCGTCGCTAAAGGCGATTCATCCGCTGGGTAAATCGCCGGTGATTACGGATGGCGACAACACGATTGCCGAATCCGGCGCGATTATCGAATACCTGGTGCAGAAGTATGGCTATGGCCGCCTGATTCCGGCCGCCGACAGCAAGGACCGCTTGCGCTATACCTATTGGCTGCACTACGCCGAAGGCTCGGCCATGCCGCCGTTGCTGATGAAGCTGATCTTCGGCCGTCTTGGACATCCTCCAATGCCAGCGCTGCTGCGACCTGTTGCGCGCATGATTGCAAAGGGCGTACAGCGCAGCTACATCGATCCGCAGCTGAAGTCGCATATGGATTTCATGGAAGGCGAGCTGGGCAAATCCACCTGGTTCGCAGGCGAAGCATTCAGCGCCGCCGACATCCAGATCAGTTTTCCGCTGGAAGCATTTCAATCGCGTGGCGGCCTCGACGCCAGCCGGCCACGTCTGCTCGATTTCTTGCAGCGGATCCATGCACGTCCAGCCTATCAGCGTGCGATTGAAAGAGGCGGCAAGTACGATTTGTTGAAATAG
- a CDS encoding AMP nucleosidase, with protein MFPTEQFTDPHAAVERVREIYEHNTALLREAFKRFSNGEVMPDRVRACYPFVRVTTEFNTRADTRHSFGFVSGPGVYETTLTRPSLYTNYLVSQFKLLRDNHDVPLEIGVSEMPIPVHFAFPEGIHVEGTLDPDHLRTLPDVFDLPNLATMDDRIVNGTFEEFPGDPHPLALFTAPRVDYSLHRLKHYTATSPDRFQRYVLFTNYAFYIDEFIRMGRELMQATSDPEQRAYRQQYSAFVEPGDLTTWNANLDDLPSGRSLTGVAPSRQPQMPAYHLQREDGSGITLINIGVGPSNAKTITDHVAVLRPHGWIMLGHCAGLSTSQRMGDYVLAHAYVRDDHVLDDDLPLWVPVPALAEVQLALQDAVAAITQLEGYELKRIMRTGTVASIDDRNWELRDHRKPLLRFNQSRAIALDMESATVAANGFRFRVPYGTLLCVSDKPLHGEIKLPGMANRFYEQRVNQHLKIGIKALELLRNQGVEQLHSRKLRSFSEPAFR; from the coding sequence ATGTTCCCCACTGAGCAATTCACCGATCCCCACGCAGCCGTCGAGCGCGTGCGCGAGATTTACGAGCACAACACTGCCTTGCTGCGCGAAGCCTTCAAGCGATTTTCGAATGGCGAGGTGATGCCGGACCGGGTCCGCGCCTGCTATCCGTTTGTGCGCGTCACCACCGAATTCAACACCCGTGCCGATACCCGTCATTCGTTCGGATTCGTCTCCGGTCCCGGCGTCTATGAAACCACATTGACGCGTCCTTCGCTCTACACCAATTACCTGGTCAGCCAGTTCAAGCTGCTGCGCGACAATCATGACGTGCCGTTGGAAATCGGCGTCAGCGAAATGCCTATTCCAGTGCACTTTGCCTTCCCCGAAGGAATCCATGTCGAAGGCACGCTGGACCCCGACCATCTGCGCACGTTGCCGGATGTATTCGATCTGCCGAACCTGGCGACCATGGACGACCGCATCGTCAACGGCACGTTTGAAGAATTTCCGGGGGATCCGCATCCGCTGGCTTTGTTTACCGCACCGCGCGTCGATTATTCGTTGCATCGGCTGAAGCATTACACGGCTACCTCGCCGGATCGTTTCCAGCGCTATGTGCTGTTCACCAATTACGCTTTCTATATCGACGAATTCATCCGCATGGGGCGTGAACTGATGCAAGCCACCAGCGATCCGGAGCAGCGCGCCTACCGCCAGCAATACTCGGCGTTTGTCGAGCCAGGGGATCTCACGACCTGGAACGCCAATCTGGATGACCTGCCGTCCGGCCGTTCTTTGACCGGCGTGGCGCCATCCCGCCAGCCGCAAATGCCGGCATATCATTTGCAGCGCGAAGACGGTTCCGGCATCACGCTGATCAATATCGGAGTAGGGCCGTCGAATGCAAAAACCATCACTGATCACGTAGCGGTATTGCGTCCGCACGGCTGGATCATGCTGGGGCATTGCGCCGGTTTGTCGACTTCGCAGCGGATGGGCGATTATGTCCTGGCACATGCCTATGTACGCGATGACCATGTGCTGGATGACGATCTGCCATTATGGGTGCCTGTACCGGCGCTGGCTGAGGTACAACTCGCTTTGCAAGACGCGGTGGCGGCCATCACACAGCTGGAAGGCTATGAGCTGAAACGCATCATGCGTACCGGCACCGTCGCCTCGATCGACGACCGTAACTGGGAGTTGCGCGATCATCGCAAACCGTTACTGCGCTTTAACCAGAGCCGGGCAATTGCGCTGGATATGGAAAGCGCGACTGTCGCCGCCAACGGCTTCCGTTTCCGCGTTCCTTACGGCACCTTGCTGTGTGTGTCGGACAAACCGCTGCACGGCGAAATCAAATTGCCGGGCATGGCTAACCGGTTTTACGAGCAACGCGTCAACCAGCATTTGAAGATCGGTATCAAGGCGCTGGAATTGCTGCGCAATCAGGGTGTGGAACAACTGCACAGCCGCAAGCTGCGCAGCTTCAGCGAACCGGCGTTCCGTTAA